From the genome of Fusarium keratoplasticum isolate Fu6.1 chromosome 11, whole genome shotgun sequence, one region includes:
- a CDS encoding Zn(2)-C6 fungal-type domain-containing protein: protein MAHEIPFRAGSSSNSNEYMPSIGTSSQASTWEGEREGEQASGHTSTGTTTLSCFQCRARKVKCDRLKPACGRCVRLGDECVFPNSRQKRLTKKKNSHATLETRLARLEDIFKQSGRADALLDDPVSLGEEAGLDLDWNHDATDIGQSTFYGPGSDGAPFFQTTAMPPQEVPPTVNELIGLGQFEQLPPSHLTERLVGLYFDELNQDAPMLHRTRYTASLHRPAHMRPPMSLQYAVLALAATTRQEFAHLAMPFYERSRRYAEADEMKGQGEYFTTIAHTQCWCLLGTYESRNLLFSRASVSLSKCVRIAQMLGLHRLDSPQQPTDPPLPPPRDYFEVEERRRTWWVIFCSDRFVGGITGWPALVNEKDIETRLPASDEAFEMGTNEATPWLIDALQGIMVYSPFAGKVLTAYTFYRTLEHTFRSFPNDNIEDILNGPYWARQRSIDADLSNMILYLPESLRLPQCGWNRNAIVVNVGIHTSVICIHRAALAKIRELGLPADLFASSRLRLLPSAEQILNALKSTGDVKGAMTDHFLVFSAYLASLIFLEDYMETQYLQSEQHLQYLLGAMAHAGEKDPFSRSLAIQLALGMRQVGMDSSTLDRVQQLPPTSVLIPILAKRDKASSHITFCSILPTKIYDYSNSPSLE from the exons ATGGCGCACGAGATTCCGTTCAGGGCCGGTTCTTCATCAAACAGCAATGAATATATGCCGTCAATCGGAACGAGCAGCCAAGCCTCAACGTGGGAAGGGGAACGAGAAGGCGAGCAGGCCAGCGGACACACCAGCACAGGCACCACCACGCTCTCCTGCTTTCAGTGTCGGGCTCGTAAGGTGAAATGCGATCGGTTGAAGCCCGCCTGCGGCCGATGCGTTCGACTTGGAGATGAATGCGTGTTCCCAAACTCGCGACAGAAGCGACTGACTAAGAAGAAGAATTCTCATGCCACATTGGAGACCCGATTAg CTCGACTAGAGGACATATTTAAACAAAGTGGCCGAGCAGACGCACTACTAGATGATCCCGTCTCCCTTGGTGAGGAAGCTGGACTTGATCTGGACTGGAACCATGATGCAACAGACATCGGCCAGTCGACTTTCTACGGGCCCGGGTCTGATGGTGCCCCCTTCTTCCAAACGACTGCCATGCCGCCTCAGGAGGTTCCACCTACGGTAAACGAACTGATTGGACTTGGTCAGTTTGAGCAGCTTCCGCCCAGCCATTTGACTGAACGACT AGTTGGTTTGTACTTTGATGAATTAAACCAAGACGCTCCAATGTTGCACCGCACACGCTACACGGCATCTCTACATCGCCCTGCCCATATGCGTCCGCCCATGTCCTTGCAGTACGCCGTCTTGGCTCTAGCCGCAACAACACGTCAGGAGTTCGCACACCTCGCAATGCCGTTTTATGAACGGTCTAGGCGGTATGCCGaggcagatgagatgaag GGCCAAGGAGAGTACTTTACCACCATAGCCCATACACAATGTTGGTGCTTGCTAGGGACCTATGAGTCCCGAaatctcctcttctctcgcGCGTCTGTCAGTCTGTCCAAGTGTGTCCGGATTGCCCAGATGCTCGGGTTGCACCGTCTCGATAGTCCACAGCAGCCAACGGATCCTCCGCTTCCTCCACCGAGAGACTAttttgaggttgaggaacGAAGGAGAACCTGGTGGGTCATCTTCTGCTCTGATCGCTTCGTGGGTGGAATCACAGGCTGGCCCGCCCTAGTCAATGAGAAGGAT ATTGAGACTCGATTACCTGCGTCCGACGAGGCCTTCGAGATGGGCACCAATGAAGCAACGCCCTGGCTCATAGACGCCCTTCAAGGGATTATGGTCTATTCTCCCTTCGCTGGTAAGGTGCTCACCGCCTATACGTTCTACAGAACTCTAGAGCACACATTCCGGTCCTTCCCAAATGACAACATCGAGGACATTTTGAACGGTCCATACTGGGCTCGACAGCGAAGCATTGACGCCGACCTATCCAACATGATTCTGTACCTCCCAGAGAGCCTGCGCCTCCCGCAGTGCGGGTGGAACCGGAAcgccatcgtcgtcaatgTTGGTATTCACACCTCAGTCATTTGCATACACCGAGCGGCGCTGGCAAAGATAAGAGAGCTCGGCCTCCCAGCAGACTTGTTTGCAAGCAGCAGGCTTCGACTTTTACCCTCGGCAGAGCAAATACTGAACGCTCTCAAGTCGACTGGCGACGTTAAGGGCGCCATGACTGATCATTTCTTGGTGTTTTCTGCATATCTTGCATCATTGATCTTTCTAGAAGACTACATGGAAACCCAATATTTGCAGAGCGAGCAGCATCTCCAATATCTTCTTGGTGCAATGGCTCACGCTGGCGAGAAGGACCCGTTCTCACGCTCGTTAGCGATTCAGCTTGCTTTAGGGATGAGGCAGGTCGGCATGGACTCGAGCACTCTAGACAGA GTACAACAACTTCCGCCAACATCGGTATTAATACCCATTCTCGCCAAACGAGACAAGGCTTCATCACACATCACTTTCTGTTCAATTCTGCCTACCAAGATATATGACTACTCGAACTCACCAAGCCTGGAATAG
- a CDS encoding MFS domain-containing protein, with the protein MGSSIHSEKHDEKYDAQHVVAAKKTAIGDEAFQQAMLKEPPPRFPAAILLIASAVAFCCSTANGFDGSLLGTLLSNKKFKAFFDVGTAGIETGIVTSMYQIGSVVAIPFVGPAIDTWGRRAGMTIGASIIIIGVIIQLACYVTASVDQFMAGRFFLGFGVAIAAAAGPVYVVEVSHPAHRGVVTGLYNVMWPVGALVASGSARGSLHHAGRTSWMVPLGLQLMFPTIIAFGALWLPESPRWLYTHNKKEQATKNLVRLHGQGNPESEWVKLQLNEYEEHLEMDGTDKRWWDYRALFKDRASMYRLTCNCLVSLFGQWAGNNIVSYYLAAFLETAGIRDEAQQMDVAMGINAVQIAFAMLGATLTDIVGRRPMLIVVNIVCGLCWIGVTVPASIGNITDVDDKAQADKVAPSVSRAVLAWVYIFQICYSVGWTPLQALYPVEVLSYEIRAKGMAFSSLFTSAAMLVMQFGIPVALKNIAWKTYIVFCVWCFIQSGILYFLVPETKNRTLEELDHIFASDSPVKTSKQKKTYEVDENANVINVDDTVADPSHV; encoded by the exons ATGGGGTCCTCCATCCACAGCGAAAAGCACGACGAGAAGTACGAC GCTCAGCATGTCGTcgcagccaagaagacggccaTTGGTGATGAGGCCTTCCAGCAGGCCATGCTCAAGGAGCCGCCTCCCAGATTTCCCGCCGCCATCCTTCTGATCGCCAGTGCCGTCGCCTTCTGCTGCTCTACCGCCAACGGTTTCGATGGCTCCCTCCTTGGAACTCTCCTCTCCAAcaagaagttcaaggccTTCTTTGACGTGGGCACTGCTGGTATCGAAACCG GTATCGTCACCTCCATGTACCAGATTGGTTCCGTCGTAGCTATCCCCTTTGTTGGTCCCGCCATCGATACCTGGGGCCGACGAGCCGGCATGACAATCGGTGCCtcgatcatcatcatcggtgtCATTATCCAGCTCGCCTGCTACGTCACCGCCAGCGTCGACCAGTTCATGGCTGGCCGTTTCTTCCTTGGTTTCGGTGTTGctatcgccgccgccgccggtCCCGTCTACGTCGTCGAAGTCTCTCACCCTGCCCATCGTGGTGTCGTCACCGGTCTCTACAACGTCATGTGGCCCGTCGGAGCCCTCGTTGCTAGCGGTTCTGCTCGAGGCAGTCTTCACCATGCGGGTAGAACTTCCTGGATGGTTCCCCTCGGTCTCCAGCTGATGTTccccaccatcatcgccttCGGCGCCCTCTGGCTCCCCGAGTCACCTCGATGGCTGTACACTCACAACAAGAAGGAACAGGCTACTAAGAACCTGGTCAGGCTCCACGGCCAAGGCAACCCCGAGAGTGAATGGGTCAAGCTCCAGCTTAATGAGTATGAGGAGCATCTGGAGATGGACGGCACTGACAAGAGGTGGTGGGACTACCGCGCCCTGTTCAAGGACAGAGCCTCGATGTACCGACTCACCTGCAACTGTCTCGTGTCTCTCTTCGGACAGTGGGCTGGCAACA ACATCGTCTCCTACTATCTCGCCGCTTTCCTCGAGACCGCAGGCATCCGCGACGAGGCACAGCAGATGGACGTTGCCATGGGCATCAACGCTGTCCAGATCGCCTTTGCCATGCTTGGCGCCACTCTCACTGATATCGTCGGTCGTCGTCCCATGCTGATTGTTGTCAACATCGTTTGCGGTCTCTGCTGGATCGGCGTCACTGTCCCAGCTTCTATCGGAAACATCACTGATGTCGACGACAAGGCGCAGGCTGACAAGGTTGCCCCCTCAGTCTCCAGGGCTGTCCTTGCTTGGGTCTACATCTTCCAGATCTGCTACTCAGTTGGCTGGACTCCTCTCCAGGCTCTGTACCCCGTCGAGGTCCTCAGCTACGAGATCCGAGCCAAGGGCATGGCCTTCAGCTCCCTCTTCACCTCTGCTG CTATGCTTGTCATGCAGTTTGGTATTCCCGTCGCTCTCAAGAACATTGCCTGGAAGACCTACATCGTCTTCTGCGTCTGGTGCTTCATCCAGTCCGGCATCCTCTACTTCCTCGTCCCCGAGACTAAGAACCGAACT CTCGAGGAACTGGACCACATCTTCGCGTCCGACAGCCCAGTCAAGACGTccaagcagaagaagacgtACGAGGTCGACGAAAACGCCAACGtcatcaacgtcgacgaCACCGTTGCCGATCCCAGCCACGTCTAA
- a CDS encoding HET domain-containing protein, with product MQLSLWLRRIKLDITASNRPYTRFYSSLAQSQPDYGIKRSRIPTYEYRPLLNPRDTRVAILEPAEAFNEPLRLTLKRVSLSSLGRVRYEALSYVWGPITGDRRVYCDGKVIRVTPNCESALRHLRLKKKPRTLWIDALCINQSSNAEKSRQVPLMGDIYESASRVLIWLGPGSKEIASVFQKATFLYPFTSSPLYALRSFGPRVGDQVRKWNLLYSVSNWLWHHCYIGSRSDAQVMSVISRNEWFSRMWTIQEHLLAKQSVLVAGHDYCSWTAFSSYWMWSLTAIRSVKETSMPASLRIATWIAFKNATAARQGQSISSAPFDIFSGFVECARTHRSRDPRDKVYAFLPLIQKLEPRKAPLPVNYSLSPSRVYEEFARYTINMSGSLKYLESLPPLRYRSTMPSWVMDLQIPSKFPLMRWAASQLGARATGDSKVDLHLLEYSGPKELMLRGCGISQIETLSAPGPMKPKRVGELEDWFFGWIREIGRAVHKGEVPWAYTSAESGLQEFIDGVFRFDPFLGGCVLFLTSSGHLGVSRFDLQHGDQIVLLAGCSLPAVLRPSNNQKGKAHFMGVSYVAGISHGEAWIHGDENTAAPCETFTLI from the exons ATGCAGCTGTCCCTGTGGCTGAGGAGAATCAAACTCGACATAACCGCTTCCAATCGCCCGTATACCCGTTTCTACTCGTCTCTGGCGCAGAGCCAACCTGACTATGGCATCAAACGGTCTCGCATCCCGACGTACGAGTATCGACCGTTGCTGAACCCAAGAGACACCCGTGTGGCTATTCTCGAGCCAGCTGAAGCCTTCAATGAGCCCCTCCGATTGACCCTGAAGCGAGTCTCGCTTAGCAGCCTTGGTCGGGTTCGTTACGAGGCCTTATCTTATGTCTGGGGACCAATCACAGGTGATCGACGCGTGTACTGCGATGGCAAGGTCATACGCGTCACCCCCAACTGCGAATCGGCGTTGCGCCATCtcaggttgaagaagaagccacGGACGCTCTGGATAGATGCTCTCTGCATCAACCAGAGCTCAAATGCTGAGAAGAGCAGGCAGGTCCCCTTGATGGGTGACATCTATGAGTCCGCATCACGAGTCCTCATCTGGCTTGGCCCTGGTAGCAAGGAGATTGCCTCTGTGTTTCAGAAAGCGACTTTTCTATACCCATTCACCTCATCACCTCTATATGCCCTTCGATCATTCGGTCCCAGAGTTGGAGACCAAGTTAGAAAATGGAATCTTCTTTACTCCGTCTCCAACTGGCTGTGGCACCACTGCT ACATTGGAAGCCGGTCTGATGCTCAAGTCATGAGCGTCATCAGTCGCAACGAATGGTTCTCTCGCATGTGGACCATCCAGGAACACTTGCTCGCAAAGCAGTCCGTTCTCGTCGCTGGACATGATTACTGCTCATGGACTGCGTTTTCCTCTTACTGGATGTGGAGCTTGACAGCCATCCGATCTGTCAAAGAGACTTCTATGCCAGCTTCGTTACGCATCGCAACTTGGATCGCATTCAAGAATGCTACAGCAGCTCGGCAGGGGCAAAGCATATCATCGGCACCCTTTGACATTTTCTCCGGATTCGTCGAATGCGCCCGCACCCATCGATCAAGAGACCCGCGAGACAAGGTGTACGCTTTCTTGCCACTGATACAGAAGCTTGAACCTCGAAAAGCTCCGCTTCCCGTCAACTATTCCCTCTCCCCGTCCCGTGTCTACGAGGAGTTTGCAAGGTATACGATCAACATGTCAGGCTCACTCAAGTACCTCGAAAGCCTGCCGCCCCTTCGGTATCGAAGTACAATGCCCTCATGGGTCATGGACCTTCAAATACCCTCCAAGTTCCCTCTGATGCGATGGGCTGCCAGCCAACTCGGTGCTAGGGCGACGGGGGACAGTAAAGTTGATCTTCATTTGCTGGAGTACTCCGGACCGAAAGAGCTTATGCTCCGAGGCTGTGGCATCTCGCAAATTGAGACACTCTCGGCCCCCGGCCCGATGAAGCCGAAGCGTGTTGGCGAGCTAGAGGATTGGTTCTTTGGGTGGATCAGGGAGATTGGGAGAGCGGTGCATAAGGGTGAGGTCCCCTGGGCATACACCTCTGCTGAGTCTGGACTTCAAGAGTTCATCGACGGGGTATTCCGCTTCGATCCCTTCCTGGGCGGTTGTGTTCTGTTCCTAACATCGTCGGGACACCTCGGAGTGTCAAGATTCGATCTTCAGCATGGGGATCAGATTGTCCTCCTTGCTGGCTGCTCCCTGCCGGCTGTACTGAGGCCTTCCAATAACCAGAAAGGCAAGGCTCACTTCATGGGGGTCTCTTACGTTGCAGGCATCAGTCACGGAGAAGCTTGGATTCATGGTGACGAGAACACTGCTGCTCCATGTGAGACCTTTACTCTCATTTGA
- a CDS encoding MFS domain-containing protein: MASHAQTSPSPSSVPEGNSINEQKRDPRPSSDDTVMVDDPDQAITTGHDVDSKIVGWDGPDDPDNPMNWPNRKKWMITISLGMLTWVVTFASSIFSTAVRPAAIEFGVSTEVMTLGTSLFVLGFAFGPLIFGPMSEVYGRKYPLFVGYFVFAIFQIPVATAENVPTILVCRFLSGLFGSSPLSVVGGALVDLWPPVERGIAMSIFAGANFVGPVAGPIMGGFITQSSLGWRWTAYITAIMAALFGPIAFITVPETLESSLLTRKARSVRLSTRDWAMHAVAEETPVDLDEMANRILVRPLAMLVLEPIIILVTLYMSFVYGLIYLCFTAYPASFQEDRGWNSGVGALPFLAIILGVVIGAIIIIIFSRTRFTRIIKEKGHLPPEQRLLPMIIGGACFPIGLFWFAWTSNPSISWVPQAIAGVPLGMGVMLIFLQGQTYIIDNYLMNANSALAANAVVRALFGAGFPMFAAAMYKKLGVGWATSVLGFIAVALFPVPILFYIFGEKIRKLSRYAPSGGRPK, translated from the exons ATGGCGTCCCACGCCCAAACCTCtccgtctccatcttctgTCCCCGAAGGCAATTCCATCAACGAGCAGAAACGGGACCCTCGCCCTTCATCCGACGACACAGTCATGGTTGACGACCCTGATCAAGCAATTACGACGGGACACGATGTCGACAGCAAAATCGTCGGCTGGGACGGCCCAGATGACCCAGATAACCCCATGAACTGGCCAAATCGGAAGAAGTGGATGATTACAATCTCCTTGGGCATGTTGACATGGGTTGTGACGTTCGCAAGCAGCATTTTCAGCACAGCGGTTCGGCCTGCTGCGATCGAGTTCGGCGTGTCAACAGAGGTCATGACTCTGGGTACAAGCTTGTTTGTCTTG GGATTCGCTTTTGGCCCTCTAATATTTGGTCCCATGTCAGAGGTGTACGGCCGTAAATACCCGCTGTTTGTTGGATATTTCGTATTTGCAATATTCCAAATTCCCGTGGCCACCGCCGAAAACGTTCCAACCATCCTCGTCTGCCGATTCCTGAGTGGCCTGTTTGGCTCGTCCCCCCTCAGCGTTGTCGGCGGCGCGCTTGTCGACCTTTGGCCCCCCGTGGAGCGCGGCATTGCCATGAGCATCTTCGCTGGCGCGAATTTTGTC GGTCCTGTTGCCGGTCCGATCATGGGCGGGTTTATCACCCAAAGTTCGCTCGGCTGGCGATGGACAGCGTACATCACGGCCATTATGGCAGCTCTATTCGGTCCCATAGCATTCATAACGGTTCCTGAGACGCTGGAGTCTTCCCTACTGACTAGGAAAGCTCGCTCAGTTCGTCTCTCGACCCGAGATTGGGCCATGCATGCCGTTGCAGAAGAAACGCCTGTTGATCTCGACGAGATGGCGAACCGAATCCTAGTCCGGCCTCTAGCCATGCTGGTGCTCGAACCCATTATCATCCTCGTGACCCTTTACATGTCTTTTGTATACGGTCTCATCTACCTTTGTTTCACAGCATATCCAGCATCCTTTCAAGAGGACCGGGGCTGGAACAGCGGTGTTGGAGCTCTCCCGTTCCTGGCCATAATACTGGGCGTTGTAATTGGGGCCATCATCATTatcatcttctccaggaCCCGGTTTACACGCATaatcaaggagaagggtcATCTGCCACCTGAGCAACGGCTTCTACCGATGATAATTGGCGGGGCATGTTTTCCCATTGGACTCTTCTGGTTCGCCTGGACCTCCAACCCTAGCATCTCATGGGTGCCACAAGCCATAGCTGGGGTTCCGCTGGGAATGGGTGTCATGCT TATCTTTCTCCAAGGCCAAACCTACATCATCGATAATTACCTGATGAATGCAAACAGCGCCCTCGCTGCCAATGCTGTAGTCCGCGCACTCTTCGGCGCAGGATTTCCCATGTTTGCAGCAGCCATGTACAAAAAGCTGGGGGTTGGTTGGGCCACCAGCGTTCTTGGCTTTATAGCCGTCGCGCTTTTCCCAGTTCCAATCCTTTTCTATATCTTTGGAGAGAAAATTCGAAAGCTCAGCCGATATGCGCCAAGTGGTGGCCGTCCAAAATAG
- a CDS encoding NmrA domain-containing protein, producing the protein MSRNLLITGATGKQGGSVVEAVLARFSKDFTILAVTRNAQSPSAVRLTKKSSSVKLVEGNLDDVPSLFRAANKVASGPIWGVYSVQAAVAKGTTFEGEIRQGKALIDESIKNDVKYFVYSSVDRGGNERSWTNPTQIPHFKAKHQIEHHLRDSTANGKSAMGWTILRPVIFLDNITPDFQAKVFMTSLRSTMKDKPLQWIATSDIGVFAAEAFANPERFNKQAIGLAGEKLTFEELNQRFKNLTGAGVGTTVGLLGKALKAGVKEVGVMLDWFKEDGYNVDIQLAKSIHPHIKDVEAWLKRDSAFVAR; encoded by the coding sequence ATGTCCCGCAATCTTCTAATTACTGGTGCCACCGGTAAACAAGGCGGCAGTGTCGTGGAAGCCGTCCTCGCTCGTTTCTCCAAAGACTtcaccatcctcgccgtcaCTCGCAATGCACAGTCGCCATCGGCTGTTCGTTTGACCAAGAAGTCATCCTCCGTCAAACTCGTCGAGGGAAACCTTGACGACGTGCCTTCACTGTTTCGAGCTGCGAACAAGGTCGCCTCTGGCCCGATCTGGGGCGTCTATTCAGTCCAAGCCGCAGTGGCCAAGGGCACCACCTTTGAGGGAGAAATCCGCCAAGGCAAAGCACTCATTGACGAATCCATCAAGAACGATGTCAAGTATTTCGTCTACAGCAGCGTCGACCGCGGCGGAAACGAGCGGTCCTGgaccaacccaacccaaaTTCCGCACTTTAAGGCGAAGCATCAGATTGAGCACCACCTCCGCGACAGCACCGCCAACGGGAAATCCGCCATGGGCTGGACAATCCTGCGCCCTGTCATCTTCTTGGATAACATCACGCCAGACTTCCAGGCCAAGGTATTCATGACGAGCTTGCGAAGCACCATGAAAGACAAGCCGTTGCAGTGGATTGCCACTTCTGACATTGGCGTCTTCGCAGCGGAGGCCTTTGCCAATCCGGAGCGGTTCAACAAGCAGGCCATAGGGCTTGCCGGAGAAAAGCTTacctttgaggagctgaaCCAGAGGTTCAAGAACCTCACGGGCGCCGGCGTGGGCACGACAGTCGGGCTGCTGGGGAAGGCACTCAAGGCGGGAGTGAAGGAAGTCGGTGTGATGTTGGATTGGTTCAAGGAAGATGGTTACAATGTGGACATTCAGCTGGCCAAGAGCATTCATCCACACATCAAGGATGTCGAGGCGTGGCTGAAGCGGGACAGTGCCTTCGTTGCGCGATGA
- a CDS encoding Manganese lipoxygenase — protein sequence MSAAVHKPLPPRSQLDKILKGKVRNDVEKEDLQVFDKGVFMNELLRIGIALETTKQGVLKGGLVANEGIKKGTFKGTQLAMTEMYKIIEEAAAAHYDARGFEPIFPVERDLTTKQQIYQWTDGSDGYPPHLKDLPDDEKDDQTNNPEEQPRSEGVGKIFDYNKTQFVRNIAKAVGFLIPKEIEAEGTPYAGPTLADCEQWNRDHQSPATDIMKGRNIGEHQDWYSDARFAQQHLSGVNPSTIEKAPKGKIQEYIAQAEKQGADGIKKILSSGKDILIQDYSYFRKATGLKDEETFINVVPILNEQNVPIGKAERYACAPIVIFQLHEDGRLHPLAITIDYKGSLDKSVTIFNKRLTPDDNKVNEKEDWPWRYAKTCAQTADWARHEIATHLVDTHMVEEAIIVATNRTIPEGHLLYEILSPHWFRTLALNSAARTLLVPAVIARIAGFGPTWNPADPDKSKYRAFKLVDYSYKNFNFVDKYIPNDLKKRGFDIEKEKYEKYRNYPYAYDMYLLWGVIREFVQSVLETKYKCDADVKNDKYILPWCQEIQSQNGGQVTSFPTIKTVDELIDAVTMCIHIASPQHTAVNYLQDYYYSFVPAKPPALCTPLPGDLNTLKGYTEADLTKALPIGTEGPKWKDWLLAAQLPELLSFKVDDRYNLLTYAKSLYNVNKARNIGDNPEFNAAAIKDAAKTLYSRLNDLSEIFQIISLAQTNGNVEYPVLEPSTTAISILI from the exons ATGTCTGCCGCCGTCCACAAGCCCCTCCCACCTCGCTCCCAGTtggacaagatcctcaagggcaaggtgaGGAACGatgtcgagaaggaggaccTGCAGGTCTTTGACAAGGGCGTGTTCATGAACGAGCTCTTGCGAATTGGTATTGCCCTCGAGACCACCAAGCAGGGTGTTCTCAAGGGCGGTCTCGTTGCCAATGAAGGTATCAAGAAGGGAACCTTCAAGGGCACACAGCTTGCCATGACCGAGATGTACAAGATCATTGAAGAAGC TGCTGCGGCTCACTATGACGCCCGAGGCTTCGAGCCTATCTTCCCCGTTGAGAGAGATCTCACGACCAAGCAGCAGATCTACCAGTGGACCGATGGATCTGACGGCTACCCTCCTCATCTCAAGGACCTCCctgatgatgagaaggacGACCAGACCAACAACCCAGAGGAACAGCCCAGGAGTGAGGGTGTCGGCAAGATCTTTGACTACAACAAGACGCAATTCGTGAGGAACATTGCCAAGGCCGTCGGCTTCCTCATCCCCAAGgagatcgaggccgagggcacGCCGTACGCTGGTCCAACTCTTGCCGACTGCGAGCAATGGAACCGAGATCACCAGAGCCCGGCCACCGACATCATGAAGGGCCGCAACATCGGTGAGCATCAGGACTGGTACTCGGATGCCCGATTTGCTCAGCAGCACCTGAGCGGTGTCAACCCTTCAACCATCGAGAAGGCTCCCAAGGGCAAGATCCAGGAGTACATTGCGCAAGCTGAAAAGCAGGGCGCTGATGGTATCAAGAAGATCCTCTCGAGCGGCAAGGACATTCTCATTCAGGATTACTCGTACTTCCGAAAGGCTACAGGTctcaaggatgaagagaccTTTATCAACGTTGTCCCCATCCTCAATGAGCAGAACGTACCCATCGGCAAGGCAGAGCGATACGCTTGTGCTCCGATTGTCATCTTCCAACTACACGAGGACGGAAGACTTCACCCACTCGCTATCACCATCGACTACAAGGGCTCTCTCGACAAGTCTgtcaccatcttcaacaagagGCTGACCCCCGATGACAACAAGGtcaacgagaaggaggacTGGCCGTGGCGATACGCCAAGACCTGCGCCCAGACTGCCGACTGGGCTAGACACGAGATTGCTACTCATCTCGTCGACACGCATatggtcgaggaggccatcatcgtcgccacCAACCGAACCATCCCCGAGGGCCATCTCCTGTACGAGATTCTCAGCCCCCACTGGTTCAGAACCCTAGCCCTCAACTCCGCCGCCCGCACACTTCTCGTCCCAGCCGTCATCGCCAGAATCGCTGGCTTCGGCCCCACGTGGAACCCTGCGGACCCTGACAAGTCCAAGTACCGAGCCTTCAAGCTTGTCGACTACTCGTACAAGAACTTCAACTTTGTCGACAAGTACATCCCCAACGACCTCAAGAAGCGAGGCTTCGAcattgagaaggagaagtaCGAGAAGTACCGCAACTACCCCTACGCCTACGACATGTACCTGCTCTGGGGTGTCATCCGCGAGTTTGTCCAGTCGGTGCTTGAGACCAAGTACAAGTGTGACGCCGACGTGAAGAACGACAAGTACATTCTTCCCTGGTGCCAGGAGATCCAGAGCCAGAACGGTGGTCAAGTCACCTCGTTCCCCACCATCAAGACTGTTgacgagctcatcgacgCTGTCACCATGTGCATCCACATTGCATCTCCCCAGCACACTGCCGTCAACTACCTCCAGGACTACTACTACAGCTTCGTCCCCGCCAAGCCTCCGGCGCTCTGCACCCCCCTGCCCGGTGAcctcaacaccctcaaggGCTACACGGAGGCGGATCTCACCAAGGCACTCCCCATCGGCACTGAAGGTCCCAAGTGGAAGGACTGGCTTCTGGCGGCCCAGCTCCCCGAGCTGCTGAGCTTCAAGGTCGACGACCGGTACAACCTCCTCACGTACGCCAAGTCGCTGTACAACGTCAACAAGGCCCGAAACATCGGGGACAACCCAGAGTTCAAcgccgctgccatcaaggacgCAGCCAAGACCCTCTACAGCCGTCTCAATGACCTTTCCGAGATTTTCCAGATCATTTCGCTGGCTCAGACTAATGGTAATGTCGAGTACCCGGTCCTGGAGCCATCGACGACTGCtatctccatcttgatctAA
- a CDS encoding C2H2-type domain-containing protein: MGSYQFYECVRCDRDFRSQAAKEQHMRDSSRHNICHLCGVRDYEDADDLDDHLEDDHHFCIRCDQIFDSDWLLEQHNVDEHNLCVTCGQRFTSPSNLNNHKIIHAAKDIKCLGCNRQFATNSAMVLHLEAGTCPSEVDCQVVDDLACHCHQYRNYRCDDPKYDYECPSCETPFRYMSGLLQHIENGPCDEDLGWHRPLAIFLRYIRTRI; encoded by the exons ATGGGATCATACCAGTTCTACGAGTGTGTCCGATGTGACAGAGATTTTCGTTCTCAGGCCGCCAAAGAACAGCATATGCGAGATTCTTCCCGACACAATATCTGTCACCTATGCGGTGTCCGAGACTATGAAGACGCGGATGACCTCGATGACCACCTCGAAGATGATCACCACTTTTGCATAAGATGCGACCAAATCTTTGACAGCGATTGGCTTCTCGAGCAACACAACGTAGACGAACATAACCTCTGCGTCACATGTGGGCAGCGCTTCACTTCACCGTCCAACCTCAACAAT CACAAGATCATCCACGCggccaaggacatcaagTGCTTGGGATGCAATCGCCAATTTGCaaccaactcggccatggtgttgCACCTCGAAGCTGGAACATGCCCATCTGAAGTCGACTGCCAGGTCGTCGATGACCTCGCATGCCACTGTCACCAGTACCGGAACTATCGCTGTGATGATCCAAAGTACGATTACGAATGTCCTAGTTGCGAGACCCCCTTTCGATATATGAGTGGGCTTTTGCAACACATCGAAAATGGTCCTTGTGACGAGGATTTGGGTTGGCATAGGCCTTTGGCGATTTTTCTTCGATATATCCGAACACGTATTTAA